AGGTTTTTCTTTACGGAAATTTGAAAACTTGAAATTAACGAACGAAAGATAGATCGAAAATCAACCTAAAAGTGGTTCAttcttaatattattaaaattaatacgTCTATTACTTATTGTTAGAATTCAATTAATCATCAATTTAAGTCACGTGTTACCAAACTTGTATTTCAAGattctttcatatttttaagaaattattttcatCCGTTGTCATCTACAAATCTTAAATCAATATTTCAATTTCCTTCTAACAAATGTACTTGATATAAAGTttgttgagtaggtctcttgtcagacggtctcacgaatctttatctgtgagacgggtcaactctaccgatatttacaataaaaagtaatacgcttagcataaaaagtagtactttttcatgaatgactcaaataagagattcgtctcacaaaatatgacccgtgagaccgtctcacacaagttttttgccAAGTTTGTTTTACGAACAATTGCATTTATTTCGTGTAATTTCGTCATCGAACCAACAAAAATTATAGCTCCTACAAATAATGACAATCTTCATATGTTCTTTTAGAATAAACAATGGTTGAAATCAGTACAATTAACTCTACATTGTTTGAAATCATTATGTTGAGCATACAAATCTAATGCATAAAACTtaggagaaaaataaaataaaaaatccaatATATAGGAAGAATACACCAAAAAATAGTCATCACAATATATATAAccgattaattaaaaaaatcaaaatttttaacaagTATATGGAGAgattattttttgtaaataaaataaaatatttaagttaaataattatataactcataacataaaattttaatataaaaaatatttttaaagttttaaattttaaaataatatttcgaattaaaaaaaaacattaaaagcaatttttttaatatgtacTCATATATCGCGGGCGAAGAAGCCATGAATAATAATATtcgttatttttcaaaataattggtttatttaaattcaaatgtttgattatttttttaaatatatatgtatgtggaTTAGTTCGATACGCTTTTGTTCGGGTTTGGTTTTGAGACTTTGAGTGGATCTAAATACGAGAAATAACTAGCTACTTGTTTGTCTCTACACAACAGTCATTCATCTTACCAAATtgtatgtataaaataaaataaaaataagaggAGAAGGAAATACTGTATATGGATTGAGACATTTGAAATCTATAATACttacgaatttttttttcatttttagacAAGTTAAATCGAGGAaactcaaattaatattttgctGATTTCTAATGTAATCACACACATCTCAATGGATTTAAAATAACTTCAataatagatttgaaattcactaTAATTAGTATAATTGTAAGGGAAATCTATAACACCTCAATTATtagacaaataaattttttagataAATAAGATTGTGTTGGATTATATTTTATCATTCcttcttaaattttaaattgttgatgacatgttatttttgtttaataaataagtaataattaGACTTGTAGAtaaatcatgttagtatgttcGATTATTTGGATTCTTTACTTTCTTGAGGTTGGGCTCGGTGATACGAGTAGactcaaaaatatatatggatCGCACAAAAACCCTTTTCTATCACAATTATTGGAATACTATTCTATTTTACTTTAGGAAGGTGTGATGTTATTTGTAGAATTCAAAATGATCAGCACCATGACAAACACTAGTGCTCACAGTTGAGTGCTACCTGACTTTTAATACAACTTCGATCTAGCATGATGAAAGTTGGAGCCTTGGAAGATCTTGGTTTGGGATTTCTTTGTTGAGATCATGTTATAGGGTAGGGTTGTCTGGATTAATTATGtgaaattttcttttctcaTAGTTTTTTATGTTGACTTTTTAACATGTGATTCCAACAGGAATCTGGGACATTCTCGGTTTAAGATTGTTTTGAGCTCATAATCTCTCTAACTATGGTACATTTTCCTTTTCTGCAGGGGAGCAAATCCTGAAGCTATTGACAAAGAAGGTAAAACTCCTTTTCAGCTCATTGCAGAATTGGCCCTCGATGATGTTGAGCTTCTCGCTTTCTTAAAACATGCAAATAGATAGCATTGTTTGTTATATTTATGTTAGCAAGAAAATCGAATCCAAAAATATCGGAGATGGTTTGTTGTAGTTTTGCTTGCCATCTTTCTGGACTGAGATGTTGAGCAGCTAATTATTTTTCTCCTTGAAGATGCAACGAGGAAGACCCGGGCCATTTACTCATTTAGTAATATGTGCCCTGTTTTGAGTTACTTGATGCTTGAAGATGTCGCAGATATTTAGAATAGGAAGTTTTGTAATCTAAATACTGGCAATTCTTCCCCAAGTTTTCTTGCTCTTTTCCCCCAACCTGAATTTCAAATGGCCATCAATGAAAGGAACGATCATTCAAGTATTACACCAAAAAACATCGCATTCTTTTATTTCGATTACCATTTGAGGCAGCGTAAAGTTTTTCAACCTTCGAGTATGCATCATCACTGTTTAGGTTCACGAAGCcgaatcataataacaaaacCATGAAAATCTTGAAAACTCTATTAGTTATTGCGTAGTGAAAGAATCCAGTATGAGCATGATAAGATCCACCTCTTTTCTTTCCTAGTTTTTGACATTTACAAATTACATGCAATGATCTTGGGCTCCTTGAAGCCGAAAAATGACCCTGGTGGAAATTCAATTTTGGCCAAAACTTCAGAAACTGAGGTTGCGGGAAGAGCAAGAAAACTTGTGGGGATCAACAACACGGATTGTAATCCACCATAAATGCATttgccaaaataatttttacaagTCAAGAGAATGGAAAAAGTCACTAGAGTAGATGCCTTTCTAAGCTTGACCAACATTctaaagaaaataaagaaagcAGGTTCTCAAAGGAGTTCGATTGATTAACACAAGGAGACAACTTAACTTCAAAAtactctaaaaataaaatttcacgtGCAAGATTCTCCAAGAACAAGATTTCAACATTACAATATGTTTGAAGAATAATAAAGAGCAAGATTTGGATCTCCCTATCAAAAGTCACTAGAAAACCTCACCCTTGATCAACAATCCGGGCATGCTAATGTCCTAACATACCATTTCATAAATTAACAGGAAACAGGGAAGTACCATTGTATTCTCAATTTCTCATTGGTTCTTGCAGAATACATCTTGCGCTCTTTGAATAGCCTGATGCTGGCAAATTCACAATTAAATTGTCAACGAAATTGAAAAGTAAAGGAATCTTGAATTTCCTAAACAAATGGCCTGATAAGAACAATTTTAAGGAAAGAATGTACAGAATCTGGAAGTCATAAAAAGGAAAATTAGGGCAAGCAGAACACAAGTGTTTGCCGCTGTGCATTTCATTCAGTAAAGATTTATCTCCAAGAAAGTCATAACAAGCAAAAGTAAGTATGAAGTTGTACATTTTTTAACAGAAAGAAGAGATCAATATCAGCTAGACTTGTCACTTGGTTAGGCCCAAATATATACCATCAGGTTCTTAGACACCACCACACCAAACGTGTAATGATAGATAGAGATAATAGCTTATTACCTGAACCTAAAAAAGTCAGAAAGTGTCATTTGAGAATATTCGCGACATGGGATGGCATGAGTTATGCCACATATGTACAGGTACTGAGAGAGCTTCACAAATCTACCTCCATGAAATTGCTGCTGTGTACATCCTCTTGATCGTTAAATTTAAATCTGACAAGTAACTGCTATTGGTGCCTGGCCAAAGAGGTCTATATTGTTATCAAAGTCCCCTGTTCGATATTGTCTGATTAACTCATCTAAACTCAAGGTATTCGGTACCCACCCAAAGCTCACCATAGCATCAAGAATTATACCAAGTTCTTCACCATAACCCGCTTTTTTCAAACCGCAGACCAAGGTACTGCATGTGGCAGTGCTGGGCTTGTACACTTCCTCTCTCATTTTATCGAGAGATGCCAACAAATCTGAAGTGTCTACATTTCCACACCAGGCCCCCATCAATATCTCACTTACCTTTCCTTTCAATACACCCTTGTCAAAAGGTTCATTCAAAACCTTAAATGCCTCTTCTGAATTTCCATCTTCATATTGTGCATCGATAATCAATCGGCACACCACCTAATCAGGCTGAAtaccctttttcatcaagtcaTTAAATAGAGCAACCATCTTGGCCAATCCCCTATTTTTCCATAGCCATGTAAAATGGATGTGTATATTACATTTGTGGGCATTATATTCCTGTTTTGCATCTCTAGAAGAAGCTTCTCTGCTTCTTTCATCATGCCCTTCTTACTATGatgatcaattattattgtgaaGGTTATGTGATTGGGCGTGATTTTCTCATCAACCATAACTTTCACCAACTCAGGTTTCCCGACTTGCAAAACTCGTCAATCATAGTGTCGAAAGTCAGTACAGATGCAATACCCCTCTCCATCATCCAATCGAACACAAACAACGCATTCTCCATATCCCCTTGCTTGCAACACCCATTGACAAGAGAATTGTAAACAAAACCATCAGGTTGAACTCATGTTGACGATATTTCTTCCAATAGTAGAAATGCTTTGTCAAATTTCCAGACTGCAGTATCCATCTATCATTGTGGCGTTTGTCACCACATTTGGTTTTAAGCATAGATCAGAGAGTCCAGCAAATACTTCCTCAGCTCTCTTTCTCTCACCCCATCTAAACAACCCACCTATTAAGGCATTATAAGTGACAATGTTAGGATTGATGCCCTTCTGATGCATTTCATCATGAAGCCTGAAAGCCTGAATCATATCACCTTGCCTACAGAAGCCAGAGATGAGGGATGTACAAGTACAAACATCAGGCACAAATCTGTTGTTGCAGAATTTGGAAAAACTCTCATTGCTTCTATCAATTTCCCATTCTTTGAAAGACCATTTATAAGTACACTGTATAGTTGCACATCTGGAAGCAATCGATGTGCTAGCATACGACTAAATATAGAAAAGGCCAGTGTTGTGTTCCCATGTTTGCAGAGACCATCAATCATGGCCGTATAAATATAAAGATTTGGAGCTATATTTTGATCAAGCATCTCCATGAAATAACTTTCCGCAGCCTGCATGTGCCCTACCTCCATATATCAAGAAACTAAAGCCCCATATGTGTAGGCATTTAGCATTAATCCCCTCTTCCTCATTTGAATTAGACAAGCCCTGGCTTCTTCTGTCCGTTTCTCCTTGCAAAGGCCAATGATGATGGAATTATAGCAAAAAACATCAGGCAAATTTCCTTTTGCCACATATcatccaaaattttaattgcctCTTCATATTTACCTTCTTTAACATAAGCTTTTATGATGGCCGTGTAGATAACAGCATTGGGTTTTATACCTCCAGCCATCATTTTCTACAACAAAAGATTGACCTTTCGATGATCTCCCAAGCGGCTTAAGTTGTCCATATCATTCTCTCGACTATACCCCTCAATCAAAAATTGTATGTCTGGGTTTCAGGATGAATTCCTATTTTATTCATCTCGTGTATCAGGTTTACTGCCTTGTCCATGTGACCACATTTGCAGAGCCCATTAATAACAGCATTGTAGGTCACCAAATTCAATTTAATCCCATGTTCAAGCATTGCATCCTTAATTAGAAAAGCATCATCCACAGCACCATCTTTCATGAGCCCATTAATCAAGGCTGTATATGCAATATGATCTGGATTCAGGCCTCTTTCACACATTTCTTCCAAAAACAATTTTGCACCCAAAGCCTCTTGTGCTTGCAAAACCCATCAATAAGTATTGAATATGTGTGGTTATAAGGTGCCAACACCTTCTCGAGCATTTTCATCTTTTGCTGCAAGACCTCATCAACTGTACCAATTCCACACAACCCCTTAATTAAGACATTATAGGTAATCACATTTGGATCACATCCCATCTCTCCCATCTCTAGAAGCACCCTCTTACTTTGCCTATATTCCCTACCTTGCAATAAGCGGAAACAACACTGGTATAAGTATATACATCGAAACGGGACCTTCTTTTCCAGCATTCCCCCATACACCTTCCAGAACAACTCGATCCTATTACGCTTCAACAAATCATTCAACAACGAATTACAACACAACAAACTAATATCCATGTCACCCCCTTGAACACCAAGAAACACAGAGACAGCCTCACTCCAAAAGCCCTTTTGTCTGTACACATCAATCAAAAGCTCAAACACAACTGGCCTGGACCTAAGTCTCTGGCATTCTCATAAAGATTCAGAATTGAGTTTAAAACATCAGACACAGGAACCCTGGCCTGTATCATTTCACTCAACGCATTAATGGCAAGCGAATAAAGATTAGAGCTGCACAAAACCAATGCTAGAATGAACAAAGAAAGCAAGTTTTGAGGATTACCCAAATGCTGATTTGACCACTTATAGAAATCATGGAGTCGCCTGGGATGAATTGAAAAATGGGTTCTTTGAAGCACTGTATTGACTACATCGGAATTAAGTCTTTGTGGGATGTATGAAGATTCCAAAAGAATTGCCAAGTATTGTGCTTCAAAATCTTGGTGATTTCTGCAGTCGTGACCTCAATCTCTGCGGGGCTATGAGAATCGTCTTGATTTGATGGACACACAAAGGAACCTTATTTTCTTGATCAACTGTTTCTGGTACATCCCCATAGTACATCTTCCCTGCGAGGATAATGGCATCATTTTCTTGAATTCCTTTATTTTTAAGCGAATCTAAAGttaaaaattcaccattataaTGTGTACAGCGAGTTACAGAAGACGCAGTGACATTCCTTCTGATCCAGAAACGCAATGACAATTTAGAACTGTGAATGGGCCTTCAAGTTGGGATAATCTTCCCGTAAAGCCATTTTTGTTTAGTTGTATggtagttttatttttatttttattttttttatttttatttttcactttcGGTTAGTTTTTTCAAATGCTATTGAGTTTGTTCTATGATATACCGAGAGTGTTActccatatatatttttgtatataaTGATCGTttgaattcaaaacaaaaatatatgggATAAACTAGATAATCACTTGAttgtattttataaaaatacatatgaATTAAATCTTTCGATACAGTATAGATTTTTTCCCTAGTTCGAGATCCTATATCCAACACGGAACTAGTCAATTTTTGGACAATATTAATGCATCAAGGCCTATAGAAAAGAGAATGAACAGGCATATATGGTAATTTGTATAATTTATAACCTATTAGTATATAAAATACAAGAACACCCTAGAGAAACTAATTAATTATACGGAGTCATTGTATAATTTTGCATTTTCCAAAAACATATTTCATCTTATTAAACTAACTACATGGTGttataatgatatttttatttatattttatgttatcttctatcatttcaatttcaaaattttataatttttattttaaatttttttaaaaaatgatttcattctttattattttttaagagaatatatataaatggaattgaagccataTTTTAGCTGTGCcaataatatttcaaaaccaCCTAGTTCTATGCATTTATTGCCTAAATTGCCACTCTATAATCTACATATTGCCAAAtctacatattattattatttttttttcgagAGGTTACTTAATTTACAACGTGCATATATTATTGtataatttatataaacatatacaatatttaagatgatatattttattatgaacgtaataaattatgtttaccgtttaattgtaaaataagtTTAAATATTTGGATTAATTGATAATAGCATTTTATCGTATGAATTTAcattatattttgattaatattattatgcattaattttagataataaaattgtaaataCGATGGCTTTGGAAAAATATGTGCAACAAACAATATAATTAGCATAATCCTGGTGTTTAGTAGTTCATCCAATAATAAACATGTTAAAAAGGTGACACTACAATTTGACATGTGGGATGATGATATTGAAAGATAagcataattattttttagtaaaaaatCTGTACGATGATGCAAGAATATTGAATTTCCTTGAATGATGGAGTCGTGTTCTTAGAAAAAATTTGAGGTGAGGAGGAAAAACAACCAAAAAACTAATCTTAAATTCATAAACAAATTAGTATGAAATTGGGAAACAAAGAGTGCGAGTCGAAAGAGTTTTAGCTTCAATGtaaaaagaaattttgtttGATTCAGACAGATTTAATTAAGTAGGCATATTCTGAGAGTAGTTGGCTCTCAATTAGTGCGTCTGACCAGCTAGCAGTTGAAATGTAAATCCTCGAAATCTTGTCTGAAAAACTCACACCACTCCATGGAAGGCCGCAGAATCCAATAGTATTGCCTTGATTTGGTCGGGATGAAGGTCCGGGCCTTGTTTACATTGCTGAAAACACAGGGAATTCAAAACTGAGTCGAGTAGTACTTAAACATGCATGTTGCAGGATTAGTAAGGAGTGAATGATTGGTTACCTCGGCACGAAAAATATCCAACGCGAACCCATTGAAGCAGCTAATAACAGCTTGCTGAATGTCCAGACCAAGGTTGTCCAGAGCCCTCATAGTCGAGAGTAAGAGCCCAGGCCTGCGGCCACAGAACATATGGATGTTCACCGCTCTCCCTTCTCTTAGCCTCACCTCGACCTATTAAGAATTTTGCAAGGGGAAAGCAATTTccttatttaatttacaaaagaaaatatgGGTCATCAAGGCAGAGCAGTGTTTGCAGTGAGACTCCTACCTTAGCTGGTTGCCCAGTTGGGATCGAGACTGGATTTGGGAATGTAGCTGGGGGGCAAAGTTCTTCTTTAACAAGTGTTGAAAGTCGGGGACCGGTTGGTGTCACTGGATAGAAAGTCGATGATGGAGTTGGAGAGGAGATAGAAGGGGTCGATTCCAGCTCATTATGGAGGTCGTTGATCTTTTGAAGAAGTTCCTTTAAGTAATCAATTGCATCCCCAAGTATCGATGCCCTGTCCATCTTTTGGAAGAATGACGTCAAAATTGTGGGGGGTGTAAATTCATTTCATTGCAACCACGGATTATGTAATTACCAAGCAACTAGAACCATGAAAAACATGTGATTCTTCCATTCTCAAACCGTTTGTAACGACATCCAATAATACTTATCGATTATCTTATAAGTAATATACTAAAGGGAAATATGCTCTCTATAGTCCAACTCGTTCTCATACGACATATAACTAATACCCAGTGTTTAATGGAACTGAAATGAAATTGATCTTCATCAAAATAGGCCATGAAAGAATATTCGGTCGAAGTATGATTTCCAAGTCTGTAGCATCTTACTTTAGTATTATAGGTGTCTTGAAGTTATGGAAAGCAAAGGCCCTAAAGGTACAAATTCTTAGTTTGCTACCAAAAACTGTTGATCAATATTTCTATTTCACATCGGAGACCACGTGACAAGATAAACAAATTTAGTGATCATCTAATTCCGTATGCAGATGaagaaataaatttgaaatggtcCACTGTTCAATCAACAGCTTTcaaacaatatataattttctgttgGCGTTTGAAAGTGTAAGATGGCATTTGAATCAGTTCATAGATTCCATGTGAGTAAATTAAATGCCATCACACAACTTTAATATAGATACCTCTCAAATCAAAATATACCAATCACTAACTGTTACTCATTAATGATCAAACACAAAGAAGATGCTAACTTCAAAGGaattcaaaaacaaataaaataaaaagatggCTCGAACAACGAACGGAAAAGCTAATGAAAACATGTCGAATAATTCACGAGAAATTTGTAGTAAAGAATTTCATACCTTGCTGATCTTTGGAACAACTGACCTCAACATGTAAAGCCTATCATTGAGCTTCTTCCTCCGGCGCCTTTCAGCCATCAAATTCTTGGCTGGAAGCCCCTTCTTCTTCCCACCTGTCACGGTGCCATTTGCATTTGAGTCATTTCCACCATTTTCACAACTCCCTTCCACCTTATCCATACCACAATTCTCCAAGAATTGATCATCAGAGTCATAATTCAGATTAGATTCCTCGAAGCTCACATCATTCTCACCACTTAGTTTCCTCTTCTTATCATATCCACCCATAAAAGTTGAACTATTTGGAGCTATAAAgcttatttcattaaattcaaCACCTAAATTCAAAGACCCCAAGTTTTTGCTATCGTTATCGGTAAGATTCTTCTTCAGGGCAGCCCTCTTCTGGAAAAGAGTAGGTTGTGCTCCAAGCGAGGTAAAATTTTCAAGTGGCTTCAAAATCTTGAGCCTATTGAACAAGGAATTTCCCTGCATCGAGCTTTCCCCATACCCAAACGCACCAAATCCACCACTTCCTTGGGGAAATTGGAGCAAATTATTAGCGGAGCTCCAATTAAAAGCACCGAACTGTGCCTGAGCACTCAAATCACTGAAAGCATCACCAAGAATCCCGCCGCCTCTATTCAAAACATTTTCAAGACACCCATTCCCACAACCCAAATCAAAGCCTCCATCCAGAGTAGTGTTGTTAAGCATTGGGTTCCTTGAATACTTCGGGGGCAGAAAATAGTTTACCTGATCACACGGATCAAGATTACCGAAAACCGAAGCTGAAGTTGGGGAACAAGAGGCGGAAGAATCCACCGTCTGTATAAACAGCTGACTGCTCTCAGCTTCAGGAAAGCCTGATGAAAACGAGATACCATTAATGCTCCCTAGGTGGTTGCTGGTGGTGCCTGTGGCGGAACCCCCACCCCCGCCGACGTACCAGTCATCCTCTTCAGCTCCAATCATGGACTTAAAATTCGAAAGCACACCTATTCCCAACTCTTCTTCATTAATTTTTTGAGCCCATGACTCCGTTTCACCCTCTCCTGTACCATCTTCAGCCCAAACCACGCCAGGCAACATTCTGCaagtttcttgattttg
This window of the Primulina huaijiensis isolate GDHJ02 chromosome 3, ASM1229523v2, whole genome shotgun sequence genome carries:
- the LOC140972841 gene encoding transcription factor ICE1-like translates to MLPGVVWAEDGTGEGETESWAQKINEEELGIGVLSNFKSMIGAEEDDWYVGGGGGSATGTTSNHLGSINGISFSSGFPEAESSQLFIQTVDSSASCSPTSASVFGNLDPCDQVNYFLPPKYSRNPMLNNTTLDGGFDLGCGNGCLENVLNRGGGILGDAFSDLSAQAQFGAFNWSSANNLLQFPQGSGGFGAFGYGESSMQGNSLFNRLKILKPLENFTSLGAQPTLFQKRAALKKNLTDNDSKNLGSLNLGVEFNEISFIAPNSSTFMGGYDKKRKLSGENDVSFEESNLNYDSDDQFLENCGMDKVEGSCENGGNDSNANGTVTGGKKKGLPAKNLMAERRRRKKLNDRLYMLRSVVPKISKMDRASILGDAIDYLKELLQKINDLHNELESTPSISSPTPSSTFYPVTPTGPRLSTLVKEELCPPATFPNPVSIPTGQPAKVEVRLREGRAVNIHMFCGRRPGLLLSTMRALDNLGLDIQQAVISCFNGFALDIFRAEQCKQGPDLHPDQIKAILLDSAAFHGVV